Proteins found in one Trichocoleus desertorum ATA4-8-CV12 genomic segment:
- a CDS encoding Precorrin-3B methylase: protein MAKQEEPLTGTALVKEVCRRIRVARSYWDAHNNAACRGERDRALALYNTLTQEQKAQIPQALRVWLRYRSEKYFGTRRTPPKSKRQSKV from the coding sequence ATGGCAAAGCAAGAAGAGCCCTTAACGGGAACAGCCTTGGTCAAAGAAGTTTGTCGGCGGATTCGAGTTGCCCGAAGTTACTGGGATGCTCATAATAATGCGGCTTGTCGCGGAGAGCGCGATCGCGCTTTAGCCCTTTACAATACCCTCACCCAGGAACAAAAGGCGCAAATTCCGCAGGCGTTACGGGTGTGGCTGCGCTATCGCAGTGAGAAGTACTTTGGCACGCGCCGAACCCCGCCTAAGTCAAAGCGTCAGTCGAAGGTTTAA
- a CDS encoding HpsJ family protein, translating into MMKLASRGASPSTIAQTLKIAGVVLIVLFLIDCISFTLSPNLLNSRWLTNWITQIADRGVISMVGIALLLMGLWIGNSPKPTESRRRSRPSLITMTLLLSGLLGVVFLLFAPLHFNASRLINAEVSKQINEEALRAESNLNSQLEQQRSQVNALLSNDEQLKQLEQQLQGDEVTEALRVQLQQVKENIQQARANPAFVEQRVKRLRDQGLIQIRQTQLQTKRQIVAEIRKSQFRVTVSSLLLSLGHLGICWSGASVTRKNAQTVAASIR; encoded by the coding sequence ATGATGAAACTAGCTAGTCGAGGTGCATCACCATCTACGATCGCCCAGACCTTAAAAATTGCTGGCGTCGTTCTCATTGTTTTATTTCTGATTGACTGTATCAGCTTTACTCTGTCGCCTAATCTACTTAACAGCCGATGGTTAACCAATTGGATTACCCAGATCGCTGATCGCGGGGTTATATCAATGGTAGGCATTGCTCTACTATTGATGGGGCTTTGGATTGGCAATAGTCCTAAACCAACTGAATCAAGAAGGCGATCGCGCCCTAGTTTAATTACGATGACGCTGCTGCTCTCTGGGTTATTGGGGGTTGTCTTTTTGCTGTTTGCACCGCTACATTTCAATGCCAGTCGATTGATCAATGCAGAAGTGTCAAAGCAGATCAATGAAGAAGCATTACGTGCTGAAAGTAACCTGAACAGCCAACTGGAACAGCAGCGTAGTCAGGTCAATGCTTTGTTGTCTAATGATGAGCAGTTAAAACAACTGGAGCAACAGCTCCAAGGAGATGAGGTAACAGAAGCACTACGTGTACAGTTGCAACAAGTTAAAGAAAATATTCAGCAGGCAAGAGCAAACCCAGCATTTGTAGAACAGCGAGTCAAAAGACTGCGGGATCAGGGATTGATCCAAATTCGTCAAACTCAGCTACAGACAAAAAGGCAAATCGTAGCTGAAATTCGCAAGTCACAATTTCGCGTTACAGTTAGCAGTTTATTACTGTCACTTGGCCATTTGGGCATCTGTTGGAGTGGAGCCAGCGTAACCCGAAAGAACGCACAAACTGTGGCTGCCTCTATTCGATAG
- a CDS encoding carbonic anhydrase — protein MSVTGLIQGLNAFHSDYFTTNRALFERLSNGQAPEVLFITCSDSRIDPCLITQSQPGELFVMRNVGNIIPSYGAASSAEAAGVEYAVSGVGVQDIIVCGHSHCGAMKGLLQIGNLSEQMPLVYDWLKRHGEATRRLVLDNYANVQPERLLKIAIEQNVLTQIENLETYPVIRSKLHSRQLNLHAWMYEIETGQVFAYDAGLRQFTLLRQRSFPVPDPLITTISE, from the coding sequence ATGTCAGTGACCGGTCTGATCCAGGGACTCAATGCGTTTCACAGCGACTACTTCACCACAAATCGAGCACTGTTTGAACGACTCTCGAACGGGCAGGCACCCGAAGTTCTATTCATTACTTGTTCCGATTCACGGATTGACCCCTGCTTAATCACGCAGTCTCAGCCCGGTGAACTATTCGTGATGCGGAATGTCGGTAATATCATTCCGTCTTATGGAGCTGCTAGTAGTGCTGAAGCCGCCGGGGTAGAGTATGCGGTATCTGGAGTCGGTGTGCAAGACATCATTGTTTGTGGTCATTCCCACTGTGGGGCCATGAAGGGGTTGCTGCAAATCGGCAATCTGAGTGAGCAGATGCCGCTGGTCTACGACTGGTTGAAGCGCCATGGAGAAGCGACGCGGCGCTTAGTGTTAGATAATTATGCGAACGTGCAGCCCGAGCGATTGCTCAAGATCGCGATCGAGCAGAATGTGTTGACACAGATCGAGAATTTAGAAACGTATCCTGTCATTCGGTCCAAACTGCATAGCAGGCAACTGAATTTGCATGCTTGGATGTACGAAATAGAGACCGGTCAGGTATTCGCTTATGATGCTGGATTACGACAGTTTACGCTGCTGAGGCAGCGCTCCTTCCCGGTACCCGACCCATTAATTACCACTATTTCAGAGTAA
- a CDS encoding amidase, giving the protein MKQTATLVAAQTVALGLLPLEALAATFQLEEATVSEINRAFDAGALTSEQLIGLYLNRIDTYDDSLNSIITVNSDALEIARALDLERQITGPRSALHGIPVILKDNYDTFDMPTTGGSAVLEGSVPPDDGFLVKQLRDAGAVIFAKANMSEFAAGVPGGSLAGLTSNPYNLERSPAGSSGGTGAAIAANFGVIGTGSDTGGSIRGPATANGLVGIKPTLGLTSRDGIIPLALSFDVGGPLTRTVEDAAITLGIMAGIDPADPATLGSEGKFFKDYTQFLDKGALQGARIGVARDFFGRNPEVDQIVENAIATMKRLGATIVDSVFYPPEILTAKETIYTRVRWPEFKDQIPDYLATVGDEYPKDLDDIIALAEQDDFFKQYPTRLNLFRNEQASASITDPDYIDAFTNGRALVRNTALDLLNGNNLDALIYPTSGCPASPLPGITDPTFVCNPGISPTNIANISGFPDIQVPAGFTSDDLPVTISFFGRAYSEPTLLGYAYAFEQATKARRSPELFPALSGEEVEYETVPEPGMIPALAVLGISAFGVQVIRRGRKQNKDQPETVVLVS; this is encoded by the coding sequence ATGAAACAAACGGCTACATTGGTAGCAGCTCAAACGGTAGCACTAGGGCTTCTTCCGCTAGAAGCGTTGGCAGCAACGTTTCAGCTAGAAGAGGCAACAGTTTCTGAAATCAATAGAGCATTTGATGCGGGCGCGCTGACATCTGAACAATTGATTGGGCTCTATCTCAATCGAATTGATACTTACGATGACAGCCTTAATTCAATTATCACGGTTAATTCAGATGCACTAGAAATTGCTAGGGCGTTAGACCTAGAGCGCCAAATAACCGGGCCAAGAAGCGCACTACATGGCATTCCAGTCATTCTCAAAGACAACTATGACACCTTTGATATGCCCACAACGGGGGGTTCAGCGGTTCTTGAAGGGTCGGTGCCTCCAGATGATGGATTTTTGGTGAAGCAACTGCGGGATGCAGGAGCTGTTATCTTTGCCAAGGCAAATATGTCAGAGTTTGCGGCTGGTGTTCCGGGTGGGTCTCTCGCTGGTTTAACAAGCAATCCCTATAACTTAGAGCGCAGCCCGGCTGGATCTAGCGGTGGTACTGGAGCTGCGATCGCCGCTAACTTTGGCGTGATTGGTACGGGTAGTGACACAGGTGGCTCGATTCGAGGTCCAGCGACGGCTAATGGACTGGTGGGAATTAAACCAACATTAGGCTTGACAAGCCGTGACGGCATTATTCCGCTGGCCCTGTCATTTGATGTGGGGGGACCGTTAACGCGAACCGTTGAAGATGCTGCTATTACTCTTGGCATCATGGCAGGTATTGACCCCGCTGATCCGGCAACGCTAGGAAGCGAAGGTAAGTTTTTCAAAGACTATACGCAGTTTTTAGATAAGGGCGCATTGCAAGGTGCACGAATTGGCGTAGCGCGTGATTTCTTTGGTCGTAATCCTGAGGTCGATCAGATTGTTGAGAATGCGATCGCCACCATGAAAAGGTTGGGAGCAACTATTGTTGATTCTGTCTTTTACCCGCCCGAGATTCTTACAGCCAAAGAAACGATCTACACACGGGTTCGATGGCCAGAGTTTAAGGATCAAATTCCTGATTACTTAGCAACCGTAGGCGATGAATATCCCAAAGATCTTGATGACATCATTGCTCTTGCAGAACAGGATGACTTTTTTAAGCAGTATCCAACGCGCTTAAATTTGTTTAGGAATGAGCAGGCAAGTGCATCTATTACTGATCCTGATTACATAGATGCATTTACCAATGGCAGAGCGTTAGTTCGCAATACGGCTCTAGACTTGTTGAATGGCAATAATCTCGATGCCTTAATTTACCCCACATCAGGCTGTCCAGCGAGTCCGCTTCCCGGAATAACTGACCCCACGTTTGTGTGTAACCCAGGGATATCGCCTACAAATATTGCAAACATTTCAGGCTTCCCAGATATTCAAGTTCCAGCAGGGTTTACTTCCGATGACTTGCCAGTGACGATTTCCTTCTTTGGACGGGCTTACAGTGAGCCAACGCTATTGGGCTATGCCTACGCCTTTGAGCAAGCGACTAAAGCTCGTCGCTCTCCGGAATTGTTTCCTGCACTTTCCGGGGAGGAGGTTGAGTATGAAACGGTGCCTGAACCTGGCATGATTCCAGCGCTAGCAGTTTTAGGGATTAGTGCTTTTGGAGTCCAGGTCATTAGGCGGGGCAGGAAACAGAACAAAGATCAGCCTGAAACCGTTGTCCTAGTTTCATAA
- a CDS encoding methyltransferase domain-containing protein — protein MNQEEITRQQFDRTAPAYSTASLFGRGQDLQWLVEAAHPSPDWQVLDVGCGAGHTTFALAPFVQQVIGVDLSAGMLAEAERNLSDRGLTNVWFQAAIATALPFADQQFDLVTCRFAAHHFSALEPALAEIHRVLKPKGQFLAVDVISPEDPELAHFINRIEQLRDPSHYWEWQLSQWHSAIAAVGMSLELLQQWRLPIDFEDWVSRQQTSPTAVTQLEELLDHAPLALQQSLAMTRAPQRTFQLWAALMRGVPVSASSPL, from the coding sequence ATGAACCAAGAAGAAATCACCCGCCAACAGTTTGACCGGACGGCCCCAGCCTACAGTACCGCGTCACTGTTTGGGCGCGGCCAAGACTTGCAGTGGCTCGTGGAAGCCGCTCACCCAAGTCCTGATTGGCAGGTTCTGGATGTGGGCTGTGGGGCAGGACACACGACCTTTGCCTTGGCTCCTTTTGTGCAGCAAGTGATAGGCGTCGATCTCAGCGCTGGCATGCTAGCGGAAGCAGAGCGCAACTTGAGCGATCGCGGGCTGACGAATGTTTGGTTTCAAGCTGCGATCGCCACAGCCCTCCCGTTTGCGGACCAACAATTTGATTTAGTTACCTGTCGCTTTGCCGCCCATCACTTCTCGGCGCTCGAACCTGCCTTGGCAGAAATTCACCGAGTCCTGAAGCCGAAGGGACAGTTTTTAGCGGTGGATGTAATCTCGCCCGAAGATCCCGAGTTGGCTCACTTCATCAACCGCATCGAACAGTTGCGAGATCCCTCGCACTACTGGGAGTGGCAACTTTCTCAATGGCACTCCGCGATCGCCGCAGTCGGCATGAGCTTGGAACTGCTCCAACAGTGGCGCTTGCCCATCGACTTTGAGGATTGGGTGAGTCGGCAACAAACATCGCCTACGGCTGTAACCCAACTGGAGGAGTTATTAGACCACGCACCGCTGGCGCTTCAGCAATCGCTAGCAATGACGCGAGCACCCCAACGGACATTCCAGCTCTGGGCTGCCCTGATGCGAGGTGTGCCTGTCTCTGCTAGTTCTCCCCTCTAG
- a CDS encoding saccharopine dehydrogenase NADP-binding domain-containing protein yields the protein MPERPYDVILYGATGFVGKQTVQYFFRHMPPVRWAIAGRNRQKLKAVRAEVGAAVDVLVADSQDKAAIDAIVSQTRVLLTTAGPFVLYGNALVDACVRFKTHYVDITGETPWVRTLVDRYQTQAAANGTRIIPSCGFDSVPSDLGTYLVVRHLQRELGVPCRQVKAYFQAYGGLNGGTLASAFHLYDSAGAAQMNEPFLLNPPPPPPPAPDERNRDPHRPSFDADLNTWVAPFFMGLVNTRIVRRSCALYEQWQEPYGPDFTYQEYLKFDEPFAWLKATGVTAGMGLFTGVLQQPQLRSLLQPILPQPGHGPSKQTMNEGWFSCELVGTAVDGRQVRGLIRDQGDPGNRATVKFVCESALSLALHSDELPGGRTRGGILTPATGLGEVLAERLRHAGMTIAVHS from the coding sequence ATGCCTGAGCGTCCCTATGATGTCATCCTCTACGGTGCCACTGGTTTCGTCGGCAAACAGACCGTGCAATACTTTTTCCGCCATATGCCACCAGTGCGATGGGCGATCGCGGGCAGAAACCGCCAGAAGTTGAAAGCGGTTCGTGCTGAAGTTGGGGCAGCGGTCGATGTGCTGGTTGCCGATAGCCAAGACAAAGCTGCGATCGATGCCATTGTCTCTCAAACCCGAGTGCTCCTCACCACGGCTGGCCCTTTTGTTCTCTATGGCAATGCCCTCGTGGATGCCTGCGTTCGCTTCAAAACTCACTACGTCGATATCACAGGAGAAACACCTTGGGTCAGAACCTTGGTCGATCGCTACCAGACTCAGGCAGCAGCCAATGGCACTCGCATCATTCCCAGTTGTGGTTTTGATTCAGTGCCATCAGACCTCGGCACCTACCTGGTGGTTCGGCATTTGCAACGAGAATTAGGAGTTCCTTGCAGGCAGGTGAAGGCTTATTTTCAGGCCTATGGCGGGTTGAATGGCGGTACTCTCGCTTCCGCTTTCCATCTTTATGATTCGGCAGGGGCAGCTCAGATGAATGAACCTTTCCTGCTTAATCCTCCCCCGCCTCCACCTCCCGCTCCAGATGAGCGTAACCGTGACCCGCACAGGCCCTCCTTTGACGCCGATCTCAACACCTGGGTCGCTCCCTTCTTCATGGGGCTCGTCAATACCCGCATCGTCCGTCGCAGTTGTGCCCTCTACGAGCAATGGCAAGAACCCTACGGACCTGACTTCACCTATCAGGAGTATCTCAAGTTCGATGAGCCCTTCGCTTGGTTAAAGGCAACGGGGGTGACCGCTGGGATGGGCCTGTTTACAGGAGTTCTGCAACAGCCTCAACTGCGTTCACTGCTGCAACCCATACTGCCGCAACCGGGTCATGGACCTTCTAAGCAAACGATGAATGAGGGATGGTTTTCCTGCGAACTGGTGGGCACTGCTGTAGATGGACGCCAAGTGCGGGGACTGATTCGAGACCAGGGAGACCCTGGCAATCGCGCCACGGTCAAGTTTGTTTGTGAATCAGCTCTTAGTCTGGCACTCCATAGCGATGAGCTACCGGGTGGTCGGACGCGAGGCGGCATTCTCACACCCGCAACGGGCTTGGGAGAGGTTCTGGCAGAACGCTTACGCCACGCTGGCATGACCATAGCCGTCCACTCGTAA
- a CDS encoding amidase yields the protein MFKLTKQTTVALGVPVALLVLGAKPAQSATFNLQEASVSSINQAFEAGALTSETLVQLYLNRIEAYDDAGPTLNSLITVNPNALQTAAALDLERQATGPRSILHGIPVILKDNFDTFDLPTTGGSFALEGSIPPDDAYVVKQLRDAGAIILAKANLDEWAHGGAPGGGYSSVGGQTKNPYNLNRGPAGSSGGPGAAIAANFGTIGLGTDTGGSIRGPAAANGLVGIKPTLGLTSRDGIIPFSLTLDTGGPLTRTVTDAAITLGFMTGIDPNDSVTKESEGKFFTDYTQFLDKDSLQGARIGVARDFFGRNSDIDQAIEQAIADIKALGATVVESVTFPPEVLAARGGVYSTISDTEFKAQIADYLETLSVDYPKTLAEVIEISQSPEVVNSEFPVNPSVLARLIEAEVRGPLTNPDYLDALNNGRTLIKNATLNVLNSNDLDAIIYPTSGCPAAPRSGIVDPTYVCNPGTSATNIANLTGFPDVQVPAGFTSDGLPIALSFFGSAYSEPNLLGYAYAYEQATKLRRPSSLVPSLPGERIEYETVPEPGMAIALGVAGLSALGLKCKRV from the coding sequence ATGTTCAAATTAACAAAGCAAACAACGGTTGCCTTAGGAGTTCCAGTAGCGCTTTTGGTTCTAGGTGCTAAACCTGCTCAAAGCGCCACCTTCAACCTGCAAGAAGCCAGCGTTTCTAGCATCAATCAGGCATTTGAGGCAGGTGCATTAACCTCTGAAACGCTTGTTCAGCTCTATCTCAATCGAATTGAAGCTTATGATGATGCAGGTCCGACACTAAACTCTCTGATTACAGTTAATCCTAATGCACTTCAAACAGCAGCAGCACTCGATTTAGAGCGGCAAGCCACCGGACCGAGAAGCATTCTGCATGGCATCCCCGTGATTTTGAAGGATAATTTTGATACTTTTGATCTGCCTACAACAGGTGGTTCATTTGCCCTTGAAGGATCAATTCCACCGGATGATGCATATGTCGTTAAACAGCTACGCGACGCAGGAGCAATCATTCTCGCTAAAGCTAATTTAGATGAATGGGCACATGGAGGAGCACCTGGTGGTGGTTACAGCTCTGTAGGCGGGCAAACTAAGAATCCGTATAACCTCAATCGGGGTCCGGCAGGCTCAAGTGGTGGTCCTGGAGCTGCGATCGCTGCTAACTTTGGCACAATTGGTTTAGGAACCGATACAGGCGGCTCGATTCGCGGTCCAGCTGCTGCTAACGGGCTAGTTGGCATCAAACCCACGCTGGGTCTCACCAGCCGAGATGGCATTATTCCCTTCTCGTTAACGCTAGACACGGGCGGTCCACTCACCCGAACTGTCACCGACGCCGCAATTACACTGGGCTTTATGACGGGTATTGACCCCAATGATTCAGTTACTAAAGAGAGCGAGGGTAAATTTTTTACAGATTACACTCAGTTTTTAGATAAGGATTCACTCCAAGGTGCACGCATTGGAGTTGCTAGAGATTTCTTTGGACGTAACTCTGATATTGATCAAGCAATTGAACAGGCGATCGCGGACATCAAAGCATTAGGGGCAACCGTTGTCGAATCAGTCACCTTTCCTCCAGAGGTGTTGGCAGCTCGCGGAGGAGTATACAGCACCATTTCTGATACAGAGTTTAAGGCGCAGATTGCTGATTATCTAGAAACACTCTCGGTTGACTATCCCAAAACATTAGCGGAGGTGATTGAGATCAGCCAATCACCGGAAGTCGTTAACTCGGAGTTTCCGGTGAATCCTAGTGTGTTAGCGCGGCTGATTGAGGCAGAAGTCAGAGGTCCGCTGACTAACCCTGACTATCTAGATGCTTTAAACAATGGACGTACCCTGATCAAAAATGCGACGTTGAATGTCTTGAACTCAAACGATCTGGATGCAATTATCTACCCGACATCTGGATGTCCAGCAGCCCCACGGAGTGGCATTGTGGACCCGACCTATGTGTGTAATCCTGGTACATCAGCCACCAACATCGCCAACCTAACTGGCTTCCCTGACGTACAGGTTCCAGCTGGATTTACCTCTGACGGATTGCCGATCGCCCTCTCCTTCTTTGGCAGTGCCTACAGCGAACCCAACTTATTGGGTTATGCCTACGCGTATGAACAAGCCACTAAGCTACGTCGTCCATCCTCCCTTGTTCCATCCCTTCCCGGTGAGAGGATTGAGTATGAAACCGTACCTGAACCGGGAATGGCGATCGCTTTAGGAGTGGCTGGGTTATCAGCTTTAGGTTTGAAGTGTAAGAGAGTTTAA
- a CDS encoding SDR family oxidoreductase, whose amino-acid sequence MATYLVTGANRGIGYEYCRQLQAQGDRVIAVCRSTSEALQQLGVQVEAGIDITSDASVADLRKRLSDKVIDVLIHNAGIVKCVTLDNLDFDSIREQFEVNALGPLRVTQALLPHLQAGSKIGLMTSRMGSIADNTSGSSYGYRMSKVALSMAGKSLAHDLKPRGIAVAILHPGLVQTRMTNFISSGITPEESVKGLLARMEQLTLENTGTFWHANGEVLPW is encoded by the coding sequence ATGGCAACTTATCTTGTTACAGGGGCAAATCGCGGCATTGGTTACGAGTACTGTCGGCAACTGCAAGCTCAAGGCGATCGCGTCATTGCGGTTTGTCGCAGCACCTCTGAGGCATTGCAGCAGCTAGGAGTGCAGGTGGAGGCAGGCATTGATATTACCTCAGATGCTTCTGTAGCAGATTTACGAAAGCGCTTAAGTGACAAGGTCATCGATGTCTTGATTCACAATGCAGGCATCGTCAAGTGCGTGACGCTGGACAACCTGGATTTCGACAGCATCCGAGAACAGTTCGAGGTGAATGCGCTGGGGCCTCTCCGGGTGACGCAGGCACTGCTGCCGCACCTGCAAGCAGGCTCCAAGATTGGGTTGATGACGAGTCGAATGGGCTCGATTGCCGACAACACTTCAGGCAGTTCTTATGGCTACCGCATGTCGAAAGTGGCGTTGTCAATGGCAGGCAAATCCCTGGCTCATGACCTCAAACCTCGTGGCATTGCCGTCGCCATTCTGCATCCTGGACTCGTGCAAACCCGCATGACGAACTTTATTTCCAGTGGCATCACACCTGAAGAGTCTGTGAAGGGGTTGTTAGCTCGAATGGAGCAGTTGACGTTGGAGAACACAGGCACGTTCTGGCACGCCAATGGAGAGGTGTTGCCTTGGTGA
- a CDS encoding PEP-CTERM sorting domain-containing protein (PEP-CTERM proteins occur, often in large numbers, in the proteomes of bacteria that also encode an exosortase, a predicted intramembrane cysteine proteinase. The presence of a PEP-CTERM domain at a protein's C-terminus predicts cleavage within the sorting domain, followed by covalent anchoring to some some component of the (usually Gram-negative) cell surface. Many PEP-CTERM proteins exhibit an unusual sequence composition that includes large numbers of potential glycosylation sites. Expression of one such protein has been shown restore the ability of a bacterium to form floc, a type of biofilm.), with the protein MLKTIKRSAVILMTQAFVMGVFPVSVLAATFELEEATIAEINRAFDAGALTAEELVQLYLNRIEAYEDGGPKLNSITTINPNALETAAALDLERQLYGPRSPLHGIPILLKDNIDTFDLPTSNGSVILKDSIPPDDAFITQALRDAGAIILGKAAMGEFAGGSYNTIDGQTLNPYNFNRNTGGSSSGSGAAVAANLTVLAIGTDTSTSVRGPASFNGIVGLRPTTGLISRDGIAPKNLTFDTAGPMARTVTDMALLLNVIAGVDPADLLTFESEGKIAEDYTDFLVKGSLKGARLGISRDFFGGAPEIDVLAEQAIAKLEELGAEIIDPVLFSPEFIDFFVRGQGPNIRTIADYRFKEDWDAYLATLGPDIPKTVEEFIEIYETEVNQSPLPVENSVLNLLKRAAATSTDDPAYKNLIENVLPQATELKLALFDAYDLDALVFPYQTSFAPPINNPVYSVNDPNFVRSGIPSPATIAGYSSVGFPGIVVPMGFGSQGLPTAISFFGKPYEEGKLISYAYDYEQATKLRAPSPLVPPLPGERIEYKTVPEPGMAIALGVAGLSALGLKRKRTQSLA; encoded by the coding sequence ATGCTCAAAACCATCAAGCGATCGGCGGTTATTTTAATGACTCAAGCCTTTGTTATGGGGGTGTTCCCAGTATCAGTGCTAGCTGCAACATTTGAGTTAGAAGAAGCAACGATCGCTGAAATCAACAGAGCATTTGATGCAGGTGCGTTAACTGCGGAGGAGCTAGTGCAGCTATATCTCAACCGCATTGAAGCCTACGAAGATGGCGGACCGAAACTCAACTCGATTACAACGATCAATCCCAACGCTTTAGAAACAGCAGCCGCACTAGATTTGGAGCGTCAGCTCTATGGCCCCAGAAGCCCGTTGCATGGAATCCCTATCCTGCTGAAGGACAACATCGACACGTTTGATTTACCAACTTCTAACGGTTCGGTCATCTTGAAGGATTCTATTCCACCCGATGACGCTTTTATCACTCAAGCATTGCGGGATGCTGGAGCGATCATCTTAGGCAAAGCAGCAATGGGGGAGTTTGCCGGAGGTAGCTACAACACGATCGATGGGCAAACCCTCAACCCTTACAATTTCAATCGCAACACAGGCGGGTCTAGTAGTGGTTCTGGAGCCGCTGTTGCTGCCAACTTAACTGTTCTTGCTATTGGAACCGACACTAGCACTTCTGTGCGAGGTCCCGCATCGTTTAACGGCATTGTAGGGCTCAGACCGACAACAGGACTGATCAGCCGAGATGGTATTGCGCCTAAAAATCTGACCTTTGATACAGCAGGTCCGATGGCCCGTACCGTAACGGATATGGCTCTTCTGCTCAATGTCATTGCTGGTGTTGATCCTGCCGACCTCCTTACCTTTGAGAGCGAAGGAAAGATTGCTGAAGACTATACCGATTTCCTCGTTAAAGGTTCACTGAAAGGAGCCCGCCTAGGTATTTCGCGTGATTTCTTTGGTGGTGCTCCAGAAATTGATGTGCTTGCAGAACAAGCGATCGCCAAATTAGAAGAATTGGGAGCCGAGATCATCGATCCTGTTCTCTTCTCTCCAGAATTTATTGATTTCTTTGTCCGGGGTCAAGGTCCTAACATTAGAACGATCGCCGATTACCGCTTTAAAGAGGATTGGGATGCTTACTTAGCAACCCTTGGACCAGATATTCCCAAAACTGTGGAGGAGTTTATCGAGATCTACGAAACGGAAGTCAATCAATCTCCGCTCCCTGTGGAGAACAGCGTTCTTAACTTATTGAAGAGAGCCGCTGCTACATCTACTGATGATCCCGCTTATAAAAACCTCATCGAGAATGTGTTACCTCAAGCAACTGAGCTAAAGCTTGCGCTCTTTGATGCCTACGATTTAGACGCGCTTGTCTTTCCGTACCAAACCAGTTTTGCGCCTCCCATTAATAATCCGGTTTACTCTGTTAATGATCCAAACTTTGTGCGATCGGGCATTCCTAGCCCTGCAACCATAGCAGGCTATAGTTCGGTTGGCTTCCCAGGCATTGTTGTGCCCATGGGGTTTGGTTCACAGGGACTGCCCACAGCTATTTCCTTCTTTGGAAAACCCTATGAGGAAGGAAAGCTAATCAGCTATGCCTATGACTATGAGCAGGCAACGAAGCTACGTGCTCCCTCGCCACTTGTTCCACCGCTTCCTGGTGAAAGAATTGAGTACAAAACTGTACCTGAACCGGGAATGGCGATCGCTTTAGGGGTTGCTGGGTTATCAGCTTTAGGGTTGAAGCGTAAAAGAACCCAAAGTTTAGCCTAA